One region of Kogia breviceps isolate mKogBre1 chromosome 17, mKogBre1 haplotype 1, whole genome shotgun sequence genomic DNA includes:
- the LOC136792886 gene encoding igE-binding protein-like, translating to MGNSSSVEPAIEFHEPIQDLLRDRGLKLSQKTINKLLQDINGATPWFAVSGSLTVPSWEKLGRDLTEHNKLGELSRGTLPLWRLIHSCLKGGGYEDIIQRGRKALSMCQDSASEGENVGTTVNRPKNPRRREEKQAEKQGPTPGLYPLLDEFKALHLSQEELSPKEEAALGEATAEYERGQYGSSPCARPPLYAPAAARASALVQTPASAANAPYVPQGPLKCTFIPREAWSQVPMAFPAFEDPATRQRYYEMIDHRIIKDLAEAARGYGITANYTLMLLQRLTRNALTPTDWQDIARACLSMGQYLDWKSILTDLAYGQAQENATDGQPAWNVDMLLGQGQWLNNQTVFPMEVYGQINQIGMQTWRALPNKGEVSGNLTKIIQGNTEAFSDFVARMMEAAGRIFGNVKDAMPLVKQLIYEQCTKECRKTITPVKGKPLDVWMKMCREIGGPLSNTGLTAAVMAATRNTTSTVKSGVYFQCGQSGHIKRQCKNLGAKPKMSSPQRIPTTCPRCKKGKHWANECRSVKDITGQVIQPVASAVNPRSTYASESKNGRTGP from the coding sequence atggggaatagctcatctgTCGAACctgccattgagtttcatgaacccattcaagacttattgagagatcggggacttaagctgtcacagaaaaccataaacaagttattacaagatattaatgGCGCTACACCCTGGTTTGCAGTAtctggcagcttgactgttccatcatgggaaaaactcggaaGAGATCTAACTGAACACAAtaagctgggagagctttctcggggcaccctcccgttgtggaggttgatacactcgtgtctcaaGGGGGGAGGATATGAAGATATAATTCAACGGGGACGCaaggctcttagtatgtgtcaagatagtgcatcagaaggcgaaaatgtagggactactgtaaataggcctaaaaatccaagaagaagagaagaaaaacaagcagaaaaacaagggccAACGCCAGGATTGTATCCgctcttagatgagtttaaagctttacatttatctcaggaagaattgagtcccaaagaagaggcagctttAGGAGAGGCAACTGCAGAGTATGAACGGGGACAAtatgggagttccccgtgtgctcgtccaccattatatgcccccgctgcAGCAAGAGCTTCCGCGCTTGTACAGACCCCTGCTTCAGCCGCTAATGCCCCCTATGTACCTCAAGGaccattaaaatgtacttttatccCTCGGGAGGCATGGTCTCAGGTGCCCATGGCCTTTCCTGCATTTGAGGACCCAGCCACTCGTCAGAGATATTATGAGATGATAGATCATAGAATAATCAAGGATCTTGCAGAGGCTGCCAGAGGATATGGAATCACTGCTAATTATACTCTGATGTTATTGCAACGCCTTACCCGAAATGCATTGACGCCCACAGATTGGCAGGACATTGCGCGTGCTTGCTTATCAATGGGGCAATATCTGGACTGGAAATCCATTTTAACTGACTTGGCATATGGTCAGGCGCAGGAAAATGCCACTGATGGGCAGCCTGCCTGGAATGTTGATATGTTATTAGGGCAAGGTCAATGGTTGAATAACCAAACAGTGTTTCCTATGGAGGTCTATGGCCAAATAAACCAAATTGGTATGCAAACCTGGCGTGCCCTCCCAAATAAAGGAGAAGTTTCAGGAAACCTGACTAAGATCATACAGGGCAATACAGAAGCATTTTCTGACTTTGTAGCCAGAATGATGGAAGCTGCTGGTAGGATTTTTGGTAATGTGAAAGATGCTATGCCATTAGTGAAGCAATTGATTTATGAGCAATGCACGAAGGAATGTCGTAAAACAATCACACCAGTAAAAGGAAAGCCTTTAGATGTCTGGATGAAAATGTGCAGAGAAATAGGCGGGCCATTGTCTAACACTGGTCTTACTGCAGCAGTTATGGCCGCCACCCGAAATACAACTAGTACCGTGAAATCAGGGGTTTATTTCCAATGTGGACAGTCTGGGCACATTAAAAGGCAATGTAAAAATTTAGGCGCAAAACCTAAAATGTCTTCGCCCCAGAGAATACCAACGACTTGTCCCCGATGCAAAAAAGGAAAGCATTGGGCCAACGAATGTAGATCTGTTAAAGATATAACTGGACAAGTTATTCAGCCTGTTGCATCTGCAGTTAACCCTAGATCCACCTATGCTTCCGAGTCAAAAAACGGGAGAACGGGCCCATAG